In Nitrospiraceae bacterium, a single window of DNA contains:
- a CDS encoding response regulator: MIPVWVPDSRNHSPENPYRVKSKEELDGKNFESSLPPVSILVVDDSVDCRMILRMALEREGYRCLEAEDGIAALKLCQKKTIDFIITDFQMPHMDGCEFLEVISSAAVSCPPAVMVTGNLTDSVRMRATHAGALAVLSKPFDQRKILQMVREAVHRKQVAHH; encoded by the coding sequence ATGATTCCTGTATGGGTTCCCGATTCCCGGAACCATTCTCCGGAAAATCCATATCGTGTGAAATCGAAGGAGGAATTGGATGGGAAAAATTTTGAATCATCTTTGCCTCCCGTTTCTATTCTGGTTGTCGACGACAGTGTTGATTGTCGCATGATACTCCGCATGGCCCTGGAACGGGAAGGCTATCGTTGCTTAGAGGCAGAGGATGGAATTGCTGCTCTCAAATTATGTCAGAAAAAAACGATTGATTTCATCATCACTGATTTCCAAATGCCACATATGGATGGATGCGAGTTCCTTGAAGTTATTTCGAGTGCGGCGGTGAGTTGTCCTCCTGCTGTGATGGTTACAGGAAATCTTACAGATTCTGTGCGAATGAGAGCGACCCATGCCGGTGCATTGGCCGTCCTCTCCAAGCCTTTTGATCAAAGGAAGATCCTGCAGATGGTTCGAGAAGCCGTCCATCGCAAACAAGTGGCTCATCATTGA
- a CDS encoding response regulator: MNVNSLTGRGVASIDLERENCNGRHPEHEPDLPESGKRLVVMGVDLKTWTGLTENLWDLGFTLKRLPSSFQGLDQLKNAFVDGLLWDCESSSLTRLAIVSQFCGRMPVLPVMVISSPSNKRLLIKALENGAMDFIMKPIDYTELRNKCVRLFG, translated from the coding sequence ATGAATGTGAATAGCTTGACCGGGCGTGGTGTGGCTAGTATCGATTTAGAGAGAGAAAATTGTAATGGGAGGCATCCGGAGCATGAGCCTGACCTTCCAGAAAGTGGTAAACGCCTTGTCGTGATGGGTGTCGATCTCAAGACATGGACAGGTTTGACGGAGAACCTTTGGGATTTAGGGTTTACGCTTAAACGTCTTCCGTCTTCCTTTCAAGGATTGGATCAACTGAAAAATGCTTTCGTCGATGGCCTATTGTGGGACTGTGAATCGAGTTCACTGACGCGCTTAGCAATTGTGTCTCAGTTTTGCGGAAGAATGCCTGTCCTGCCGGTTATGGTTATCTCAAGCCCTTCAAACAAGAGGCTGCTGATAAAAGCCCTTGAAAATGGAGCGATGGATTTTATTATGAAACCCATAGATTACACGGAACTCCGAAATAAATGTGTGCGGTTGTTTGGGTAG
- a CDS encoding aminotransferase class V-fold PLP-dependent enzyme — MIYLNPAGLAPFHPDVQQEVSRTLNTFSRLLYAEAGIQYYRDTLQACRRTISDWLGLNDGQRLAFMPNTTTACSLVLSRINWEPGSVLLTTTHENSTILNEIDRLRDRGVRVITIDPDVPSGFLSALERTLSEQPVQAIVISHVSHFDGRIFPITAIQDLAQSHHTRLIVDGAQAVGHIPVSFQEIYPYAYFFPGHKWCTGPMGTGALIVGKDGHQATQPYWAGYELGTQNIGLIAGFAKACHLKAQQDLHNRSLKQVREEWKICLGHHPGIRIIEWDGAQAPGILSFACLNEHTEQAMHTLSSTHSIAWKTLTHPSHPSSLSIRISWTSDTPSLDIRSTLELFSSLLNE; from the coding sequence ATGATTTATCTCAACCCGGCTGGACTCGCTCCGTTCCATCCTGACGTACAGCAGGAAGTTTCACGGACACTCAACACGTTCAGTCGCCTGTTATATGCAGAAGCCGGCATCCAGTATTACCGGGATACGCTTCAGGCATGCCGACGGACCATTTCGGATTGGTTGGGGTTGAACGATGGACAACGGCTCGCCTTCATGCCCAATACCACAACTGCATGCAGCCTGGTCCTTTCTCGAATCAATTGGGAACCTGGAAGTGTCCTGCTGACCACCACTCATGAAAATTCCACGATTCTCAATGAAATCGACAGACTCCGTGACCGTGGAGTCCGCGTTATTACGATCGACCCGGATGTCCCCTCCGGCTTCCTTTCCGCGCTTGAACGCACTCTAAGTGAACAACCCGTTCAGGCCATCGTCATCAGCCACGTCTCTCATTTTGATGGGCGTATCTTTCCCATCACCGCAATCCAGGACCTGGCGCAGTCACACCATACGCGGCTCATTGTAGACGGGGCGCAAGCCGTCGGACATATTCCGGTTTCATTTCAGGAAATTTATCCCTATGCGTATTTTTTCCCCGGCCATAAATGGTGCACAGGCCCAATGGGAACGGGTGCGCTGATTGTCGGGAAAGACGGTCACCAAGCAACACAACCCTATTGGGCCGGATACGAATTGGGCACCCAGAATATCGGCTTGATCGCCGGATTTGCCAAAGCCTGCCATCTCAAGGCTCAACAAGATCTACACAACCGCAGCCTTAAACAGGTGCGAGAGGAATGGAAAATCTGCCTTGGACACCATCCTGGCATTCGGATTATCGAATGGGACGGGGCGCAGGCTCCCGGTATCTTATCGTTTGCCTGCCTTAACGAACACACGGAACAGGCCATGCACACCCTTTCCTCCACTCATTCCATTGCCTGGAAAACTCTCACCCATCCCTCACATCCCTCAAGCCTTTCGATCCGTATCTCCTGGACCAGCGACACTCCAAGTCTCGACATCCGCTCAACCCTTGAATTGTTTTCCTCACTCTTAAACGAGTGA
- a CDS encoding ATP-binding cassette domain-containing protein — protein sequence MNPWALEIQQVSKQFPDGTYALQNIEWSMTEGETMALIGESGSGKTTFLRLLNRLIEPTTGAVVIQGKPACLQDPIQLRRRLGYVPQDGGLFPHWTIKQNVCLVPHLLGWPLEQQLERLDRLLSLVNLNPSQIAERYPIELSGGQRQRVAVARALAADPPIVLLDEPFGALDPLTRHDLQDQFLSLQARLQKTMVLVTHDMSEAFRLGDRITILKEGCIQQVGTPHQILDAPATPYVHLLVQHFHAHRG from the coding sequence ATGAACCCGTGGGCACTGGAAATCCAACAGGTCAGCAAACAATTCCCCGATGGCACCTATGCCCTTCAGAACATTGAATGGAGTATGACAGAGGGGGAAACCATGGCGCTGATTGGTGAGAGCGGATCAGGAAAAACCACCTTTTTGCGTCTTCTGAATCGGCTGATAGAACCCACGACCGGTGCCGTCGTCATTCAAGGCAAGCCCGCCTGCTTACAGGATCCCATTCAACTTCGTCGACGCCTGGGATATGTCCCACAAGATGGCGGGCTTTTCCCTCACTGGACCATCAAGCAAAATGTCTGCCTCGTCCCTCACTTACTGGGATGGCCATTGGAACAGCAACTCGAACGTCTCGACAGGCTCCTATCTCTGGTTAACCTGAATCCCTCGCAAATTGCCGAACGCTATCCCATTGAACTCTCAGGGGGGCAGCGGCAACGGGTGGCCGTGGCACGTGCCCTGGCAGCCGATCCGCCCATCGTCCTGCTCGACGAACCATTTGGCGCTTTAGATCCACTCACCCGCCATGATCTCCAGGATCAATTTCTCTCCCTTCAAGCCCGATTGCAAAAAACCATGGTCCTGGTAACCCATGACATGTCAGAAGCCTTCCGGCTAGGCGACCGGATTACCATCCTCAAAGAAGGATGCATTCAGCAAGTCGGGACTCCACATCAAATTCTCGATGCTCCAGCCACTCCCTATGTTCATTTGCTCGTTCAGCATTTTCACGCTCATCGAGGTTAA
- a CDS encoding sigma 54-interacting transcriptional regulator: MEDKGSLSSGESHVVKDSDQELKRTLHDLQERVKELTALHSTTQLFHNEDLSTHELLQRIADLIPPSWQYPEVTAARIRFGHLEITTPNFVVSPWTQREEFICRDGTTGEIEVVYLEERPTEVEGPFLQEERNLLHSLGEMVRLQLDRKRAQAALREAHDVLEQRVLDRTSDLTTANRLLSGEVAQRKEAEQKLEDLIAEIQRNHDDLIAILNQLHIGTALTDRDGNVTFLSQAAQQLCGKANFSHSGEPWQALFSDPVYHAQIEEMVNRPPGERQEVLVRMSAVGGECTRWINVDVRDDPRDPERKMFFLYDASEVQTLRQLLGETGKYQDLIGASHAMQLVFQQIQDFSRVDSTILIEGETGTGKELVARAIHQASHRKEFPFIAVNCAGLTESLVASQLFGHKRGAFTGAVSDQQGLIEAAEGGTLFLDEIGDIPLTVQTSLLRVLQEWEITRLGESRLRKVNVRVLAATHHNLANDVSAGTFRADLLYRIRVGRVLLPALRERREDIPLLISHFLNQYRATTGRPVEAVSNEALRLLMAYAWPGNVRELKHAIEFAVIRCPQTIIGPQDLPPEVLNQDERLPAASSEDITLSPDDDKEKILAALKQTGGNRSAAAKLLGIARLTLYRRMSRLGIPARRKTSSI, encoded by the coding sequence ATGGAAGACAAAGGTTCCTTATCATCCGGCGAAAGTCACGTAGTGAAGGATTCGGATCAAGAATTGAAGCGGACCTTGCATGATCTCCAGGAACGCGTGAAGGAACTAACCGCACTCCATTCCACCACGCAATTGTTTCACAACGAAGATTTATCGACACACGAATTACTTCAACGCATTGCCGATTTGATTCCACCATCCTGGCAATACCCGGAAGTCACAGCCGCCCGGATTCGTTTCGGCCATCTGGAAATTACGACGCCCAATTTTGTGGTATCCCCATGGACCCAGCGGGAGGAGTTTATTTGCCGGGATGGAACGACGGGTGAAATTGAAGTCGTCTATCTGGAGGAACGCCCGACGGAAGTTGAAGGCCCCTTTCTGCAAGAAGAGAGAAATTTATTACACTCACTAGGAGAGATGGTCCGGCTGCAGTTGGATCGGAAGCGGGCGCAAGCCGCCCTTCGTGAGGCGCATGATGTCCTGGAGCAGCGGGTGCTGGACAGAACTTCCGACCTGACGACAGCCAATCGATTATTGTCGGGGGAAGTGGCACAACGGAAAGAAGCCGAGCAGAAATTAGAGGATTTGATCGCGGAGATCCAGCGGAATCACGATGATCTCATTGCTATTTTGAATCAATTGCATATTGGTACTGCCCTGACCGACAGGGATGGAAACGTGACCTTTCTGAGTCAGGCTGCACAACAGTTATGCGGAAAAGCGAATTTTTCTCATTCAGGTGAGCCCTGGCAAGCGTTGTTTAGCGATCCTGTCTATCATGCTCAAATAGAGGAGATGGTGAATCGTCCTCCTGGAGAACGGCAGGAGGTCTTAGTGCGCATGTCTGCGGTTGGTGGAGAGTGCACCCGTTGGATCAATGTGGATGTCAGGGATGATCCACGAGACCCGGAACGGAAAATGTTTTTCTTGTACGATGCCTCGGAGGTGCAGACCCTTCGTCAACTATTGGGAGAGACCGGCAAATATCAGGATCTCATTGGCGCCAGTCATGCCATGCAATTGGTTTTTCAGCAGATTCAGGATTTTTCCCGTGTGGATTCCACCATTCTTATTGAGGGAGAGACCGGAACAGGGAAGGAACTGGTGGCTCGTGCCATTCATCAAGCCAGCCACCGCAAAGAGTTTCCCTTTATTGCGGTGAATTGTGCGGGGTTAACCGAATCACTCGTCGCCAGCCAATTATTCGGGCATAAACGTGGGGCCTTCACAGGCGCTGTATCAGACCAGCAGGGGTTGATCGAAGCCGCTGAAGGAGGAACCTTGTTTCTGGATGAAATCGGGGATATTCCCCTCACTGTTCAAACCAGTCTCCTTCGGGTTCTGCAAGAATGGGAAATTACCCGTCTTGGTGAATCTCGGCTCCGGAAAGTGAATGTTCGTGTGCTTGCGGCCACCCATCATAATCTTGCCAATGATGTCAGTGCCGGAACCTTCCGGGCTGACCTGTTGTATCGGATTCGGGTCGGAAGAGTGTTATTGCCTGCGCTACGGGAACGACGTGAAGATATCCCATTGTTAATCAGCCATTTTCTGAACCAATATCGTGCGACAACGGGAAGGCCTGTTGAGGCCGTGAGTAATGAAGCTCTACGGCTGTTAATGGCCTATGCATGGCCCGGAAACGTTCGCGAACTCAAGCATGCCATTGAATTCGCCGTCATTCGATGTCCGCAGACGATTATTGGACCTCAAGATTTACCGCCGGAGGTGCTTAATCAGGATGAAAGACTTCCCGCGGCATCCTCTGAGGACATTACTTTAAGCCCTGATGATGATAAGGAGAAGATTCTCGCTGCATTGAAGCAGACGGGAGGAAACCGTTCAGCTGCCGCAAAGCTGCTTGGGATTGCACGCCTCACGTTGTATCGTCGCATGTCGCGCCTCGGAATTCCTGCTCGCCGCAAAACGTCTTCCATTTGA
- the egtD gene encoding L-histidine N(alpha)-methyltransferase, with protein MSSQTDPSITIDLPLTREDPDFVKTQITHGLQASPKTLPSKLFYDERGSTLFEQICELPEYYQTRTEHQLLTNCADEIVALSGAEELVELGSGAATKTRVLLDAMANVDQLRYFVPFDVDETIVRRVSEELVREYPGLHIHGVVGDFLFHLEHIPEGGKRLVVILGGTIGNLPALAAQEFLSSVNSEMASGDYFLLGVQLITEQSRLEAAYNDKEGITAKFNKNIIRVLCHHFGSQADPDSFEHIARYNNNEHRIEMWLRSREDQILDIQDLGLQVHLKQGEEIRTEISTKYDRSLAEALLAASGFALVKWYSDPDNLIGLALAKKP; from the coding sequence ATGTCATCACAAACAGATCCATCAATAACCATTGATCTTCCATTAACCAGAGAAGATCCGGACTTCGTCAAAACCCAAATCACCCACGGTCTGCAAGCAAGCCCCAAAACCCTCCCTTCGAAACTCTTTTATGATGAACGGGGATCCACCCTGTTTGAGCAGATATGTGAATTGCCGGAATATTATCAAACCCGGACCGAGCATCAGCTGCTTACCAATTGCGCCGACGAAATTGTGGCTCTCAGTGGAGCTGAAGAACTTGTGGAATTAGGATCCGGCGCAGCCACAAAAACACGGGTACTCCTCGATGCCATGGCCAATGTTGACCAACTGCGCTATTTCGTCCCATTTGATGTCGATGAAACCATTGTCCGACGGGTCTCCGAAGAACTGGTCCGCGAGTACCCCGGTCTCCACATCCATGGCGTGGTAGGAGATTTTCTTTTCCATTTGGAGCATATCCCGGAAGGCGGCAAACGCCTGGTAGTCATCCTTGGAGGAACCATCGGCAACCTGCCCGCCCTTGCCGCTCAGGAGTTTCTCTCCTCCGTGAACTCAGAAATGGCTTCCGGAGATTATTTCTTATTGGGAGTCCAGCTCATCACGGAACAAAGTCGCCTGGAAGCCGCATATAATGACAAGGAGGGCATTACAGCAAAATTTAACAAAAATATTATTCGGGTTCTTTGTCATCATTTCGGATCTCAGGCTGATCCGGATTCGTTTGAGCATATTGCCAGATACAATAATAATGAACATCGAATTGAAATGTGGCTCCGGTCACGAGAAGATCAAATTCTGGACATTCAGGACTTAGGATTACAAGTCCATCTCAAACAAGGGGAGGAAATCCGCACCGAAATCAGCACGAAATATGACCGCTCCTTAGCTGAAGCACTTCTCGCGGCATCGGGTTTTGCCTTGGTCAAATGGTATTCGGACCCTGACAACCTGATTGGCCTCGCGCTCGCCAAAAAACCCTAA
- a CDS encoding caspase family protein, which yields MKRCPFFPTLILLFIVVLFVGHTLIVAMPSAYGAGATSVKRALLIGIGKYQVLPRLPGSKNDIDLVHQVLLSRYGFAEQDIHIIRDEAATRDGVLAGLHRIVTEAGPNDVVYIHYSGHGSQVEDLNGDEPDDQLDETIVPADGRTEGVPDITDDELDEILSQLKTSKAVVVLDSCHSGTATRGLEVRVRSVPADPRVNLYKKDGVATRAIVPVNLHSYVLFSGAASHEEALDGPVDGRYHGFFTHSLFKSLQSSPMNASTREIFSGAKQELKRIQNQFGRTSMPEPQLEASQARMELPFFSALGESPGLLKEQTGSARRSWVAVEPQTGNHVQLVNALTIGADPGSVWGIYPEGEVAFDPAKAQAFAVVQATDGQNALAVISPKQAEVSSKSRAVLVAPAPESKAIPVALRNVPPVQAKQLKELLEKQMGDVKFVGDQEFARFIVESRGDGLHVLSADGTKELMSLPAKPGTQAIAALSQVLVQSRNASQLLNLENPSSQMSVSVRVVQVGERGIAVVSDTMEAPVYHIRKANEPRSLSNSLQLEVTSDTDAYITIVDVDAEGNVNVLFPNSYQNPRYYPDGFIKAGRTVLLPDSLQSGNQAGFHFDYANPPGVDTIRVFASTTSELAQRIRQAVEGGNTQGFGGRSQMAGSLAHLASLRQELVGSVTRGLITVPDDSVAPVSQPIMSTVEQAPLAMVDQLPSKNSTSENIGYIQDRPAESFPPDPSMPGSMNTEQTMDAQAMPVGLPVSDWTAVSVTVLVQP from the coding sequence ATGAAAAGGTGCCCATTCTTCCCCACGCTGATCCTTCTTTTCATTGTCGTTCTATTTGTCGGGCACACGTTGATCGTGGCAATGCCTTCGGCATACGGGGCTGGTGCGACTTCGGTCAAAAGAGCTCTCTTGATCGGTATTGGAAAATATCAGGTTTTGCCACGGCTCCCTGGATCAAAAAATGATATTGATTTGGTGCATCAGGTCCTGCTGTCCCGGTATGGGTTTGCCGAGCAGGATATCCACATTATCCGGGACGAAGCAGCAACCAGGGATGGGGTATTGGCCGGGTTACATCGGATTGTGACAGAAGCCGGTCCCAATGATGTGGTTTATATTCATTATTCAGGGCATGGATCTCAGGTTGAGGATCTGAATGGAGATGAACCGGATGATCAATTGGATGAGACGATTGTTCCGGCTGATGGCCGGACGGAAGGCGTTCCCGATATTACCGATGATGAGTTGGACGAGATCCTGTCACAATTGAAAACGTCCAAGGCCGTCGTTGTTCTCGATTCCTGCCATTCCGGGACTGCCACAAGGGGGTTGGAGGTGCGGGTGCGATCCGTTCCGGCGGATCCTCGGGTAAATCTGTATAAAAAAGATGGAGTGGCGACACGGGCCATTGTGCCGGTGAATCTGCATTCCTATGTGCTGTTCAGTGGAGCGGCTTCCCATGAAGAGGCCCTGGATGGGCCGGTGGACGGGCGATACCATGGATTTTTTACCCACTCCCTCTTCAAGAGCTTACAATCCTCTCCCATGAATGCCTCGACCCGCGAGATTTTTTCCGGAGCCAAACAGGAACTCAAGAGGATTCAAAATCAATTCGGGCGGACCAGTATGCCCGAACCTCAGCTTGAAGCTTCTCAGGCGAGAATGGAGTTGCCATTCTTTTCGGCTCTTGGCGAATCGCCGGGCCTCCTGAAGGAGCAGACCGGTTCCGCCCGTCGTTCCTGGGTGGCGGTGGAACCGCAAACAGGGAATCATGTGCAGTTAGTGAATGCCCTGACGATTGGAGCCGATCCCGGTTCGGTATGGGGCATCTATCCGGAAGGAGAAGTGGCATTTGATCCGGCCAAAGCGCAAGCCTTTGCCGTGGTGCAAGCGACAGACGGTCAGAATGCCCTAGCAGTGATTTCCCCGAAACAAGCCGAAGTATCTTCGAAAAGTCGTGCGGTACTGGTCGCTCCGGCTCCGGAGTCCAAGGCCATTCCGGTTGCTCTTCGGAACGTTCCACCCGTGCAAGCCAAGCAATTGAAAGAGTTGCTGGAGAAGCAAATGGGTGATGTGAAGTTTGTAGGAGATCAGGAATTCGCCCGCTTCATTGTAGAAAGCCGGGGGGATGGGCTGCATGTCTTGAGCGCGGATGGCACCAAGGAGTTGATGTCATTGCCTGCAAAGCCCGGGACTCAAGCGATTGCCGCCTTGTCTCAAGTGCTGGTGCAATCACGGAATGCGTCACAACTATTAAACCTGGAAAATCCCTCGAGCCAAATGAGCGTGAGTGTGCGGGTGGTTCAGGTCGGAGAGCGGGGTATCGCCGTGGTGAGCGACACAATGGAGGCGCCGGTCTATCATATCCGGAAGGCGAATGAACCCCGCTCCTTGTCCAACAGTCTGCAATTGGAAGTCACTTCCGATACGGATGCGTACATCACGATCGTGGATGTGGATGCGGAAGGGAATGTGAATGTGTTGTTCCCGAATTCTTATCAAAATCCACGGTATTATCCTGATGGCTTCATCAAGGCGGGCCGCACGGTCTTGTTGCCAGATTCATTGCAATCCGGAAACCAAGCGGGATTCCATTTTGATTATGCGAATCCTCCTGGCGTGGATACGATCAGGGTCTTTGCGAGTACGACTTCTGAATTGGCCCAACGGATTCGCCAGGCGGTGGAGGGTGGCAATACCCAGGGTTTTGGAGGACGTTCCCAAATGGCCGGCTCATTAGCCCACTTGGCCAGTTTGAGGCAGGAGTTAGTTGGAAGTGTGACGCGAGGGTTGATTACCGTTCCTGATGATTCAGTGGCTCCGGTTTCCCAACCCATTATGAGCACTGTGGAGCAAGCACCATTGGCCATGGTCGATCAACTGCCGTCCAAGAATTCCACGTCCGAAAACATCGGATATATTCAAGACCGCCCTGCGGAATCTTTTCCACCTGATCCTTCTATGCCGGGGAGTATGAACACAGAGCAAACGATGGATGCTCAGGCCATGCCGGTTGGGTTGCCGGTCTCTGATTGGACGGCGGTTTCGGTCACGGTTCTGGTTCAACCATAA
- a CDS encoding ABC transporter permease subunit — protein MVGVLGLLWALSPPVWASDTIVVGSKNFMESRLLAEMFAQLIEARTELTVTRRLGLAGTQVCFEALKTGGIDLYPEYTGTGLVTILGEPPMHDRVSVLNRVRSEFLHRWDIWWLAPLGFENSYALALRRDRAQTLGLRTISDLVRVAPHMKAGFGYEFIQREDGLAGLKKSYGLQFQEVIGMQQTLKYQATDTGKVDLLDVYTTDGRLAVYDFVVLKDDRHFFPPYEAAALVRGEILKRHPELGRVINLLTNAIDPTRMRELNLRIQEQGEPVPQVAHSALRALNLVAENHAQPVATTESSDSILSYMWTKRSNLALRTGEHLGLSGLGLFLGILVAIPLGLALERWRRGAEAIIRIIGMLQTIPSIALLAFMIPIFGVGALPAIMALWMYSLFPILRNTYSGLRDAAPNVVETGRALGMTEWQILRTIRLPLAAPTIMAGIRTSAIWTVGTATLAAFIGSGGLGVPIVAGLQLADVNLILSGALPATVLALSVDGLLGRVEQWARPRGLEPVR, from the coding sequence GTGGTCGGAGTTCTTGGACTGCTCTGGGCTCTTTCCCCGCCGGTTTGGGCCTCTGACACTATTGTGGTGGGATCGAAGAATTTTATGGAAAGCCGGCTCCTGGCGGAAATGTTCGCTCAACTCATTGAGGCCCGCACGGAATTAACCGTCACGCGTCGGCTGGGACTCGCCGGCACTCAAGTCTGTTTTGAGGCTTTAAAAACGGGAGGGATTGATCTCTATCCCGAATACACAGGAACAGGGCTCGTCACCATTCTCGGTGAACCACCGATGCACGATCGAGTGTCTGTTTTAAACCGCGTTCGCTCGGAGTTTCTTCACCGATGGGATATCTGGTGGCTGGCCCCGCTCGGATTTGAAAATTCTTATGCGCTAGCCCTTCGCCGTGATCGAGCACAAACCCTAGGGCTCCGAACGATTTCCGATCTTGTGCGTGTCGCCCCTCACATGAAAGCCGGATTCGGGTATGAATTTATCCAGCGGGAAGATGGATTGGCGGGGTTAAAAAAATCCTACGGGTTACAGTTTCAGGAAGTGATCGGCATGCAACAGACCCTGAAATATCAAGCCACAGATACAGGAAAGGTTGACCTCTTAGATGTCTATACGACCGATGGACGCTTAGCCGTGTATGACTTTGTCGTCCTGAAAGATGATCGTCATTTCTTCCCGCCGTATGAGGCCGCAGCACTCGTTCGAGGAGAAATTCTCAAACGCCATCCGGAATTGGGACGGGTCATCAATTTGCTCACCAATGCCATAGACCCAACACGCATGCGTGAATTAAATCTCCGGATTCAAGAACAGGGAGAACCGGTTCCTCAAGTAGCGCATAGCGCCTTACGGGCACTCAATCTTGTGGCCGAGAATCACGCCCAACCAGTCGCCACCACGGAATCTTCCGATTCCATTTTGTCCTACATGTGGACCAAGCGTTCCAATCTGGCCCTGCGCACAGGAGAACATCTTGGACTTTCCGGACTAGGGTTGTTCCTGGGCATACTGGTCGCCATTCCATTGGGGCTGGCTCTCGAACGATGGCGAAGGGGAGCAGAGGCGATCATCCGGATAATCGGCATGTTGCAAACGATTCCATCCATCGCACTTCTGGCCTTTATGATTCCGATATTTGGCGTGGGAGCGCTCCCCGCCATCATGGCCTTATGGATGTACTCGTTATTCCCTATTCTTCGAAATACCTATTCGGGATTGCGAGACGCAGCTCCAAATGTTGTGGAAACCGGACGAGCCCTTGGCATGACGGAATGGCAAATTCTCCGCACGATTCGCCTTCCACTCGCCGCGCCGACCATTATGGCGGGCATTCGCACCTCTGCCATCTGGACCGTCGGGACAGCCACACTGGCCGCCTTTATCGGGTCTGGAGGTTTGGGTGTCCCCATCGTGGCAGGGCTCCAGCTTGCGGACGTCAATTTGATATTATCCGGCGCCCTCCCCGCCACCGTATTGGCGCTGTCGGTTGATGGCCTCTTGGGTCGCGTAGAACAATGGGCCCGGCCACGCGGCCTGGAACCGGTTCGATAA
- a CDS encoding sigma-70 family RNA polymerase sigma factor — MSSTNWQDLTDSDLLQSCIPNNQEAFAILYQRYEKRVFQYLMTILNEATLAEETLVEVMLAIWKGLQTFQGQSKVSTWIFGIAHHKAVDALRKVTSQQRGGIPLEDIIETAESQENPLHDTQQKRMAELTNQGLMTLSPDHREILHMAFFEELSYPEIGKLLNIPVNTVKTRVYYAKQQLKKSLQLQGVTEEII; from the coding sequence ATGAGCTCGACCAACTGGCAGGACCTCACAGATTCAGACTTGCTCCAATCCTGCATCCCGAATAACCAGGAAGCCTTTGCTATCCTCTATCAACGATATGAAAAACGGGTATTCCAATACCTCATGACGATTCTGAATGAGGCGACATTAGCTGAGGAAACCTTAGTGGAAGTCATGCTGGCCATCTGGAAAGGCCTTCAGACCTTTCAAGGACAATCAAAAGTTTCCACCTGGATTTTTGGGATTGCCCATCATAAGGCCGTGGACGCTTTGCGCAAAGTCACCAGCCAGCAAAGGGGCGGCATACCCTTGGAGGACATCATCGAGACAGCAGAGTCCCAAGAAAATCCGTTACACGATACACAACAGAAACGGATGGCCGAACTCACCAACCAGGGACTCATGACCTTATCACCGGATCATCGGGAGATTTTGCATATGGCGTTCTTTGAAGAACTCTCCTATCCGGAAATTGGAAAATTATTGAACATTCCGGTTAATACGGTAAAAACGAGAGTGTACTATGCCAAGCAGCAGCTCAAAAAGAGTCTCCAGCTCCAGGGAGTGACAGAGGAAATTATTTAA